Proteins from a single region of Theileria parva strain Muguga chromosome 1, complete sequence, whole genome shotgun sequence:
- the Alg14 gene encoding Oligosaccharide biosynthesis protein Alg14 like family protein, producing MIYFLFTILFLIPNFLILVFLYRRYGRYARVRKKEKSKHKIIMVLGPGGHTREMVEIFSLLDHEKYDFEFVHSKYDRISPKVFLNFFVSILNRGSEDVDATLDEETVKRRFFHSITFPSNKSLLRLFFAIFFLPCTLKSIAILYKVNPDIVITNGPALSVPFCLSVKLLNVLLFRNSKVVYVESLTRVKTISDSGRVLYNFVDGFLVLWPFLKSKYKKFNYIGTIEKLTS from the exons ATGATTTATTTcctttttacaattttgtttttaattcctaattttttaattttagtgttttTGTACAGGAGGTATGGAAGGTATGCCAGAGTAAGAAAGAAGGAAAAATCCAAgcataaaataataatggtACTAGGCCCgg GAGGTCATACTCGCGAAATGGTTGAGATTTTCTCCTTGTTAGATCatgaaaaatatgattTTGAATTTGTTCACTCAAAATACGATCGCATTTCTCCAAAagtgtttttaaatttttttgttAGTATTCTAAATAGAGGATCCGAAG ATGTTGATGCAACATTAGATGAAGAAACTGTTAAAAGAAGGTTTTTTCACTCAATTACATTCCCATCAAATAAGAGTTTACTTCGCCTGTTTTTCGCCATATTTTTCTTACCTTGTACTCTCAAATCAATTGCGATTTTATACAAAGTTAATCCGGACATT GTAATTACAAACGGACCAGCCTTATCTGTGCCATTTTGTTTATCAGTAAAACTGTTGAAT gtattattatttagaaaTTCGAAAGTAGTATACGTTGAAAGCCTGACCAGAGTGAAGACAATCTCAGACAGTGGTCGGGTGttgtataattttgttgatggatttttagtattatgGCCATTCTTAAAGTCAAAgtacaaaaaatttaattacaTCGGAACTATCGAGAAGCTAACTTCTTGA
- the engB gene encoding 50S ribosome-binding GTPase family protein: MRLSHKLSGFNKFVLQTEPYLARPFVNINDPRNEFTPKWITESNIAFSKTLFSKNVTTHPIYVSDTIDKAPLTKIPQIAFVGYSNVGKSSLINSILYGTDIPFFARKIVSNAKMLKNPKFAPVSKTPGRTRHLFTFDLGNNISLVDLPGYGCAKVSDEVRNEWSLLVNKYLDRTDNLYRILSLVDSMKGPVKEDFKLWSMLNEIEIPFQVVLTKCDRLKPEELHLKYSKLIHILKDYEIFDQYVYATSATRLLGIHELRLSISHIALKKKTESKLVDKFV; this comes from the exons ATGAGATTGTCTCATAAGCTCTCTGGTTTTAATAAGTTTGTTCTCCAAACAG AGCCATATCTGGCAAGGCCTTTTGTCAACATTAATGATCCTAGAAATGAATTTACACCTAAATGGATCACCGAATCCAAT atcGCATTTTCAAAAACCCTGTTTTCAAAAAATGTAACAACACATCCTATATACGTATCTGATACCATAGACAAGGCTCCATTAACCAAGATTCCACAG ATTGCTTTTGTTGGTTACTCGAATGTCGGAAAATCAAGCCTGATCAACTCTATTCTCTACGGAACTGATATTCCCTTCTTTGCAAGAAAAATA GTTTCTAACGCTAAAATGCTGAAGAACCCCAAATTTGCTCCCGTTTCTAAGACTCCG GGAAGAACAAGGCATTTGTTCACATTTGACCTCGGGAACAATATTTCTCTGGTGGACCTCCCCGGATATGGATGTGCCAAAGTCTCAGAT GAAGTTAGAAATGAGTGGTCTCTGCTTGTAAATAAGTACCTGGATAGGACGGATAA TTTGTATCGGATTCTTTCTCTTGTTGATTCAATGAAGGGACCCGTAAAAGAAGATTTCAAGCTCTGGAGCATGTTAAATGAAATAGAAATACCCTTTCAAGTGGTACTAACTAAATGTGACCGGTTGAAG CCTGAGGAACTACACCTGAAATATTCAAAACTGATTCATATACTTAAAGACTATGAAATTTTCGATCAATATGTGTATGCTACTTCTGCAACCAGACTTTTGGGAATTCATGAGCTCCGATTATCAATATCTCATATAGCACTAAAGAAGAAAACAGAATCTAAACTTGtggataaatttgtttaa